The sequence TTCCAGCATGTAGGAATACTGGTTCTTTTCAGGATGAAAGAAATTCAATGCAGCGAAGCTGACAGAGAATTCGTTTTCCTTATATTTTAAAGTGATATGTCTTGTTTGATTGATGGTTGCAGATAAGAGTGTTCTGCCATTCAGCGACTCACCGGGAGACATGCTTTTGTTGAAGACCTGGAAGTCTGTGAGTACGACTGGTGGAATGTTTGAGTTGACAGCGATATTGTGTGGATAGAATAAATTGAAGCCGTTTCCACCACCGAAAAGGAGTTCTCCATTGCGTGTTTTTAGCGCTGCGTTTTCGTTGAATTCTCTACCTTGTAATCCGTCTGACTGATCGTAATTTTTAAACTGTTGTTGTGCACGCATATTGGATAAACCATTGGCGGTGCTCATCCAGAGCGTGTGGTTATTATCTTCTAAAATGTTTAGTACAGTATTGTCAGGGAGACCATCTTCTCTTCTGAAAATTTTAAATTGCTTTGTGTTGGGATTAAAAAGGTTTAATCCTTCCCTGGTGCCGATCCATATTTGTCCCTGGCTGTCTTCAAACAGGCAGAGGACGTTTTTATGACTGAGGCTGCCGGGTTGTTTAGGATCGGCATCGTAGTGGGTGAAATTTCCTTTTTGATCCATTACATCTACGCCTTCGGCGGTGCCTATCCACAGGTTCCCTTTTTTATCCTGGAGAAATGCGGAGATGTAGGGTGAGTGTACTTTATTGTTGTAGCGAATGAATTTGTTGTTTGCGAGCTGATTTAATCCTCCACCTAAAGTCCCGATCCAGAGTCTTTGCTGACTGTCTTCAAATATTTCCCAGATGCTGTTATCGCTTAGACTGTTGGTATCATTGGCATCATGACGGTAGTGAATAAAACGTTTTCCATCAAAGCAATCCAGTCCACCGAAGTAAGAGCCTACCCATAGTTTTTGCTCGTGATCGATCCAGAGACTAACGATCACATTGCCACTGGGTGAGTTAGGGTTGGATGGGTTATGCAGGTATTGTTTGTAGGTGTTTTTATTTCTGTCAAAGTAAATGAGACCACCGCCGTTGGTACCGATCCAGATATTGCCGTTGGCGTCTTCTGCGAAGCGATTTACGTCGTCGTAGGGGAGGCTGTTTAATGCAAATGCCTGGTGCTGGTACAGGGGGAATTTTACCATGTTTTCATGGTAATAACAGAGGCCTTTTTTGTAGGTACCAATCCAGATGATACCGGCGTTATCCTTATAGAGGGTGGTAATACTATTTTGACTAAGGCTTTTAGGATCTTCGCTATTGTTAGTGAGGAAGTGGAAGGTTTGTTGTTTTTTATCGATAATGTTGAGGCCACCGTGGTCGGTGCCAACCCATATTAATCCCTGGTTGTCCTGTACAACACCGCGGACGATGTTGTTATTCAGGCCATTGTTCTGATCGTAGTGGGTGAATGTTTTTGAGCGTTGGTTAAAGCAGTAAATACCCTGCACATCGTTGTTGCTGAACAGCCAGCAGTCGCCGTCTTTGTCAGCCATGAGCTGATAAGGGCTGGGAGTGGGGGCAGGGAGTTGATTTCTGGAAACGATTTGTTGGGTATGTGGATCCATTTTTTCCAGCAGGCCATTGGTGTGGATGATCCAGCAAAAGCCGGATGGGGCTTGTGCCATATCAGATATTTGAGTGCCCGGGAGGAGATGGAGTGTTTTTTTGTTGGAAGGAGAGTAGCGGTAGAGGCCATCTTTGGGTGTGACGAACCAGAAGTTGCCATCGAGGTCTTTGAGAATATTATTGATGCTGTCTACAGGTACGCCAAATCTGCTGAGGGCCTGGCGCGGATCGCGCTGGAAGTTTCCCATTTGCGGATTGAATACGTTTTGTCCGTTTCTATGTGTGATCCAGAGGAGGCCTTCGGGCCCTTCCATGATGCTGGTGACGAAGTTGTCGGCGATGGTGGTGGTATCTCTGATATCTTGTCTGAAGATCTGGAAGTTGTAACCATCGTATCTGTTGAGGCCGGACATGGTGCCGAACCACATGAAGCCCTGGCTGTCTTTATAAATGCAATTGACCTGGTTGGCGGATAGGCCCTGGGTGATGTCGATACGGGTGAATTGGTATTGGGACTGTGGTGTTTGTGCCCAAAGTAACGTAAATGGTAATAGCAGCAGGATGAATAAAAACGATTTGTGGATGGTCACACTAAGAAATTTTCATAAACGTGGTGTAATATAATTAAATGTCGGGAATACAATTTAATTTCTGTTAAAGGGATGTAGGCATCAAAATAGGCATCAGGCTTCTTCACTATCAATCCCGCCCATCTGGCGCCAGCCAGGGAAAGATCCCTCTTCCTTGCTGCCGCAGGCCATTCCATCACCTATATAAAAAGAGAAAGGTCGAAAGAATTCGACCTTTGTGCTAAAATTCCACGTTATGGTACTCAGGTCCATAAAATCTTCCAGCGCTTGCTATATGTAATAAGGTAATTTATCTCCATCATGAAACAACCATTCTCTCTTCTTGTTCACTTCCCCTTGGGTGGCTGTTTTTAATTATACAACAAATGTAACGAGGGCTAAAATGATTACCAAAGGTTTAGCAAACTTTTTTGTGCAATCGTTTGCGACATGTTTCTTTCCATTACATTTACCTTGCTTTTAGATCAATATAGTTTTATTTTACACTCTTTATGAAACAAAACAAAATAGGACTGCTATCCGTGCTCCTTTTATCAGCCGGAACAGTCAGGTCTCAACAGCTTGCCGATTCATTAAAGCTCTGGTACAACACTCCTGCCAGGGAGTGGACCCAGGCCCTGCCTCTCGGCAATGGACGCCTTGGCGCAATGGTATTTGGAAAAGTCAGCGACGAGCTGATTCAACTCAATGAAGCCACCCTCTGGTCGGGTGGTCCGGTAAAAGACAACGTCAATCCGGATGCACCTCAATACCTCCCGCAGGTAAGAGCGGCCCTCTTCAATGAAAACTACCACCAGGCCGACAGCCTGCTCCGCAAAATGCAGGGCGTCTACTCACAGTCATTCCTCCCCATGGGAGACTTACACCTTCGCCAGCAGATCGATGCTAACTCTGTAAAGGATTACTATCGCGACCTGGACCTGAACAAAGCTCAGTCGAACACCCGCTTTACCAGCAACGGCGTACAATATACCCGTGAAATGTTCATCTCTGCAGCAGATCAGGTAATCGTTTACCATCTGAAAGCCAGTAAGAAAGGAAAGCTGAACTTTACCCTCAGCGCCAACAGTCAGCTGCATTATCAGAACATTGTAAACGGCAAAGACCTGGTCCTCAAAGGCAAAGCACCTTCTCAGGCTGATCCTAGTTATATCAATTATAATAAGGAACCTATTATATATGAAGAACCCGGCAGTTGCAAAGGTATGCGCTTCGAAGTCAGACTGAGAGCTATCAGTGTCGACGGTACAATTAAAACAGATACAGCTGGCATCACTGTCAAAAATGCAACAGATGTCACTGTAATCGTTTCCGGTGCAACCAGTTTCAATGGCTATGACAAATGTCCTGACAAAGATGGACTGAATGAAGATAAGATCGCTTCCGAACAATTGGCAAAGGCCGCAGCCCGTTCCCTGAGCGATTTACGTACCCGTCATATAAAGGACTACACCAGATTTTTCAACAGGGTACACTTTGCAATAGCTGGTAGTGAAGCCGTGGCAGCACTGCCTACTGATGAACGTTTGCGCCGCTATAGTCAAGGAGGGGAAGACCCTTCTCTGGAAGCATTGTATTTCCAGTACGGTCGCTATCTACTCATCTCAAGTTCCCGCACCAAAGGGGCTCCTGCCAATCTGCAGGGCATCTGGAACAAGGAACTGCGTGCCCCCTGGAGCTCTAACTACACCATTAATATCAATACGGAAATGAACTACTGGCCGGCAGAAGAGTGTAACCTGATGGAAATGCAGCAACCGCTGTATGACCTGCTCATGGAACTCGCCGTGACCGGTAGACATACTGCACAGAACTTCTATCATATGAATGGCTGGGTAGCGCACCATAATACAGACATTTGGGCAATTTCCAATCCTGTGGGCGATATTGGCAAAGGTGATACTAACTGGGCCAATTGGATGATGGGGGGAAACTGGCTCTGTCAGTTCCTCTGGCAGCACTATGAATTTAGTGGCAGCAAGGTCTTTCTGAAAGATACCGCTTATCCTGTAATGCGCGCAGCAGCACAATTCAGTTTGGGCTGGCTGGTTCCTGACAAACAAGGTCGTCTCGTGACCGCACCGTCTACTTCACCGGAAAATATCTTTATTACAGAAAAGGGAGAACATGGCGCCGTATCTATGGCTTCCACCATGGACCTTTCTGTGATTCATGATCTATTCACGAATGTGATCGCTGCTGCAGATGTTTTAGGTAAAGATGCCGTCTTTGCAGATTCTTTGAAACAGGCATTAGCGAAACTATACCCATTACAAGTTGGTAAAAAAGGCAATTTGCAGGAATGGTATAAGGACTGGGAGGATGAAGACCCTCAGCATCGTCATATTTCTCATTTATTTGGCCTTTTTCCGGGCAATCAGATCTCTCCCATTACAACACCTGAGCTGGCAGCTGCCGCCAAAAAAAGCCTTGAAATTCGTGGCGATGGAGGTACCGGTTGGAGTAAGGCATGGAAGATCAATACGTGGGCAAGACTGCTGGATGGCAACCATGCACACAAACTCCTGAAAGAATTAATACACCTCACAGGTGAAGGAGGTGTAGATATGCATAATGCCGGTGGTACTTATGCAAATCTCTTCTGTGCGCATCCGCCATTCCAGATCGATGGTAACTTTGGTGGTACCTCAGGCATCGCGCAAATGCTGCTGCAAAGTCAGACAGGTACGCTCCACTTATTACCGGCATTACCTGATGTCTGGAGTACAGGGGAGATTAGTGGCTTATTGGCACAAGGTGGTTACACGGTAGATATGAAATGGAAAGATGGTCAGCTCACCAGTGTTACTATTCACGCCACTAAAGATGGAACCTGTATGCTGCGTGTACCGCAACGTATTAAAGCTGATGGAAATGCACAATTAGCGCCTGTAAAGCCAAAGGATGCAGATCATGGTTTTGTGTATGCATTGCAAACAAAGGCAGGTCAGTCTTATACATTATATAGGGTACAACGCTAACAAGGTTTCTTCGACTGTTGTTCGATCGTTGTTCGATCGTTCTTCGACTGTTGTTCGACTGCTCTTCGACTGTTCTTCGATGCTTCTTCGATGCTTCTTCGATTGGTGTTCGATCGTTCTTCGATCGTTCTTCGATTGCTCTTCGATCGCTCTTCGATCGTTCTTCGATCGCTCTTCGATCGTTCTTCGATTACTCTTCGATCGTTCTTCGATTGCTCTTCGACGCACCCGGAAAAAATCGCTTTTACCAAAGGTGAAAGCGATTTTTTCATTTATGAAAATCAAACTCAATTCTATTTCCCCCCGATTGCGTAGACACCCCCTCCTGCATGTCAACACCCCACCAGACACTACTCGGCACTCAAAGCCTTCACGGGATTTGAAAACGCGGCCTTCAAAGATTGAAAACTAACTGTACAGACGGTAATAAGCAAAGTAGCGACTGCCGCCAGCACAAACATACCGGGTTGCAGGTAAATACGATAAGCAAATCCCTGCAACCACTTTTCCATCATCCATGCAGCCAGCGGAAACGCAATCACAATGGCGATCATCACCAGTTGTAAAAAATCGCCGGATAACAATAACGCCAGTTGCTTCACAGAAGCGCCCAATATCTTCCTGATACTAATCTCCTTCTTTCTTTTCTCAGCAGTAAATGCAACCAGTCCAAATAATCCTAAACAGGAAATCAATATCGCCAATCCTGCAAAATAGCGGGATAGACTACCAATCACCTGCTCTGATTTATATTGCGCCTGCACGGCATCATCCAGAAATTTGTAATTGAAAGTATATCCTGGATTGAACTGCTTATAATAAGCAGCAATGCGATCAATCGTTTGTACATCGTGTACACGCACCATGGTGATGATGGCATATTCCGGCCAGAGTCTGAAGATATAGGGTTGAATAGCATCGTGCAGTGAATTGAAATGGAAGTCCTTCACGACCCCAATAATCTGTACCGGCACATTCTCCGTATAAATCGTCTTCCCAATGGGATCCTTGAGCTCCATGGCCTTCACCGCCGTTTCATTCAGCACCACACCTTGTTTGTCAGTACTGAAATCCCTGCTGAATGAACGGCCTTTTAGCAGGGTCATACCCAGTGTTTCTGGCAGGTCATAGTTGACAAGCATCTGAGTGAACCGGATCTGTTGATCTTTGTTTTTGCCATCCCACTCTATATGCGACTCAGGAATACCCGCTGGCATGATGATATTGCGCATCATACTGGAAGCATTCACTACTCCCGGTATTTGCTTAATACCGGCTATCATTGCATCTTTACGCTCCATTGCAGGACCATCGGCCTGGAAATAAATGACATTTTCTCTATTAAAACCAAGGCTTTTTTGTTGAATAAATTTTATCTGCTGATAGATGACCAATACAGCAATGATAAACACGACGGATATTACAAACTGAAAGATCACCAATCCTTTTCTGGCCCATGCATTGCCGGAAGTCTGTAAAAATTTCCCCTTCAAAGTAACGACAGGATGAAAACCAGTGAGATAAAATGCAGGATAACTACCTGCTAAAAGGCCTGTTATCAGGGGGATCGCCACCACCACATAGTCTAATTTTAAAGACAGTTGCTTCCCCGTAATCGCATTAAACGCAGGCATTAGAAGAAGCACAATGCCAAGCGCCAATAGCAATGCCATACAACTAAGCAGCAAAGACTCTCCGAGAAACTGCCTGATCAGTCTAACTCTGGAAGCACCGATGGCTTTCCTGATACCCACTTCCTTCATCCTGCCTGCGGCATTGGCCGTGCTCAGGTTCATGAAATTGATACATGCGATGATTAAAATGAAAATAGCAATCAGGCTAAACATACGTACATAAGCCATTTTGCCGCCTTCCTGTAAATATCTGTCTGTAAATTTGCGGAGTGAGAGTTCTATTTTAAACGGCCATTTACCCATCGCCGCCTGCACATCGGCACCCTGTTTCAATAAAACATATGTTTCGAATGGACCTGTTCCGTTTCCCAGCTCACCAGATACGGGTATCTGGTCTACCCACGCACCAAAGTTTAAGACAAAATCCATCCGGATAGTACTATTTGCAGGCATATCATTATACACCCCGGTGATGATGGCGGGGTGCGTAAAGTCAAATAGTTTCCAGGTCAGTGTTTTACCAACTACATTTTCAGTAGTATGGAATAACCGCAGTGCCAGTGATTTTGAAATCACCACTGAATGCTTATCAGTAAGCACGGTATTTTTATTTCCTTCTAATAAATCAAAAGAGAAAACAGAGAAGAAATTTTTCGATACAAAATTTCCTGTAGCACTGAGTGTATTATTCCCAACACTGAGACTAAAAGGCTCAAACCATATTTGTGGAGCCATGGTCACGGATTGTTCAACACCCGGAATAGTACGTGTCAGTTCCTGACCTAATCCCCCTGAAGTACCACTATTGGTATTCTTCAGGTCTCCCTGCTGCTGTGTGACCATCACCTGGTAGATCCGGTCACCGTTTGCATGGAAACGATCCGTTTGCAATTCGTCATGTACCCATAACCATATCAGCAATGCACAGGCTAGCCCCGTAGAGAGACCAACGAGGTTGAGGATGGTTGATTGCCGGTCGTGCATCAGCCGGCGCAGGTTCATTTTAAACATAGTTTATTCAGTTTGCAGGCTCTTTACCGGGTTGGTCAGTGCGGCCTTTATACTTTTATAACTGGTGGTAGTGAATGTAATCAATTAGGTCGCTATACCTGCTATGCAGTAAACATCCGCACCTACATGAATACGATAGACAAAGGTCTGTAACCACTGGAACATCATCCAGCCAGCCACAGGTTGAGAATTGTAAACAGGCAGTCTTTGCG is a genomic window of Chitinophaga sp. LS1 containing:
- a CDS encoding two-component regulator propeller domain-containing protein, coding for MTIHKSFLFILLLLPFTLLWAQTPQSQYQFTRIDITQGLSANQVNCIYKDSQGFMWFGTMSGLNRYDGYNFQIFRQDIRDTTTIADNFVTSIMEGPEGLLWITHRNGQNVFNPQMGNFQRDPRQALSRFGVPVDSINNILKDLDGNFWFVTPKDGLYRYSPSNKKTLHLLPGTQISDMAQAPSGFCWIIHTNGLLEKMDPHTQQIVSRNQLPAPTPSPYQLMADKDGDCWLFSNNDVQGIYCFNQRSKTFTHYDQNNGLNNNIVRGVVQDNQGLIWVGTDHGGLNIIDKKQQTFHFLTNNSEDPKSLSQNSITTLYKDNAGIIWIGTYKKGLCYYHENMVKFPLYQHQAFALNSLPYDDVNRFAEDANGNIWIGTNGGGLIYFDRNKNTYKQYLHNPSNPNSPSGNVIVSLWIDHEQKLWVGSYFGGLDCFDGKRFIHYRHDANDTNSLSDNSIWEIFEDSQQRLWIGTLGGGLNQLANNKFIRYNNKVHSPYISAFLQDKKGNLWIGTAEGVDVMDQKGNFTHYDADPKQPGSLSHKNVLCLFEDSQGQIWIGTREGLNLFNPNTKQFKIFRREDGLPDNTVLNILEDNNHTLWMSTANGLSNMRAQQQFKNYDQSDGLQGREFNENAALKTRNGELLFGGGNGFNLFYPHNIAVNSNIPPVVLTDFQVFNKSMSPGESLNGRTLLSATINQTRHITLKYKENEFSVSFAALNFFHPEKNQYSYMLEGFNHEWLTSDAGARTATYTNLDPGEYIFKVKASNNDGIWTPQPLELRITILPPFWRTPLAFIIYALLIIGALIIGRRVILERERFRARIAQERQEARRMHELDSLKIRFFTNISHEFRTPLSLIITPLERLLKKDIEGNVQQQLVLVQRNARRLLNLVNQLLDFRKMEVQEIKLYATEGDIIAFIKELTTSFSDLSEKKQIHLDFHSNVPVLTMLYDPDKIEKILFNLLSNAFKFTPDQGNISIDLQLQQNGLLAIIVKDTGIGIPPDQQDRIFERFFQHDIPDSLVNQGSGIGLSITKEFVKLHGGSISVDSAPGMGSAFTVLLPVNGIQTATKGATQHTSIMEPQIPDATPIYTGKKPVILLIEDSEDFRFYLKDNLGQYFHIVDAPNGLAGWNILQNTLPSIVVSDVSMPEMDGLELCRKIRQQPRTAHLPVILLTARAAEEDQLEALDNGASEYITKPFNFEMLLSRIRNIINQQQSLKKTFQQHIEAHPEEIAISSQDEQFIQQALQIVEKNISNPDFSVEELSRELFMSRVSVYKKLLSLTGKPPIEFIRSIRLKRAAQLLEKSQLTIAEIAYEVGFNNPKYFSRYFKLEYGVLPSAYKGRND
- a CDS encoding glycoside hydrolase family 95 protein, producing the protein MKQNKIGLLSVLLLSAGTVRSQQLADSLKLWYNTPAREWTQALPLGNGRLGAMVFGKVSDELIQLNEATLWSGGPVKDNVNPDAPQYLPQVRAALFNENYHQADSLLRKMQGVYSQSFLPMGDLHLRQQIDANSVKDYYRDLDLNKAQSNTRFTSNGVQYTREMFISAADQVIVYHLKASKKGKLNFTLSANSQLHYQNIVNGKDLVLKGKAPSQADPSYINYNKEPIIYEEPGSCKGMRFEVRLRAISVDGTIKTDTAGITVKNATDVTVIVSGATSFNGYDKCPDKDGLNEDKIASEQLAKAAARSLSDLRTRHIKDYTRFFNRVHFAIAGSEAVAALPTDERLRRYSQGGEDPSLEALYFQYGRYLLISSSRTKGAPANLQGIWNKELRAPWSSNYTININTEMNYWPAEECNLMEMQQPLYDLLMELAVTGRHTAQNFYHMNGWVAHHNTDIWAISNPVGDIGKGDTNWANWMMGGNWLCQFLWQHYEFSGSKVFLKDTAYPVMRAAAQFSLGWLVPDKQGRLVTAPSTSPENIFITEKGEHGAVSMASTMDLSVIHDLFTNVIAAADVLGKDAVFADSLKQALAKLYPLQVGKKGNLQEWYKDWEDEDPQHRHISHLFGLFPGNQISPITTPELAAAAKKSLEIRGDGGTGWSKAWKINTWARLLDGNHAHKLLKELIHLTGEGGVDMHNAGGTYANLFCAHPPFQIDGNFGGTSGIAQMLLQSQTGTLHLLPALPDVWSTGEISGLLAQGGYTVDMKWKDGQLTSVTIHATKDGTCMLRVPQRIKADGNAQLAPVKPKDADHGFVYALQTKAGQSYTLYRVQR
- a CDS encoding ABC transporter permease, whose protein sequence is MFKMNLRRLMHDRQSTILNLVGLSTGLACALLIWLWVHDELQTDRFHANGDRIYQVMVTQQQGDLKNTNSGTSGGLGQELTRTIPGVEQSVTMAPQIWFEPFSLSVGNNTLSATGNFVSKNFFSVFSFDLLEGNKNTVLTDKHSVVISKSLALRLFHTTENVVGKTLTWKLFDFTHPAIITGVYNDMPANSTIRMDFVLNFGAWVDQIPVSGELGNGTGPFETYVLLKQGADVQAAMGKWPFKIELSLRKFTDRYLQEGGKMAYVRMFSLIAIFILIIACINFMNLSTANAAGRMKEVGIRKAIGASRVRLIRQFLGESLLLSCMALLLALGIVLLLMPAFNAITGKQLSLKLDYVVVAIPLITGLLAGSYPAFYLTGFHPVVTLKGKFLQTSGNAWARKGLVIFQFVISVVFIIAVLVIYQQIKFIQQKSLGFNRENVIYFQADGPAMERKDAMIAGIKQIPGVVNASSMMRNIIMPAGIPESHIEWDGKNKDQQIRFTQMLVNYDLPETLGMTLLKGRSFSRDFSTDKQGVVLNETAVKAMELKDPIGKTIYTENVPVQIIGVVKDFHFNSLHDAIQPYIFRLWPEYAIITMVRVHDVQTIDRIAAYYKQFNPGYTFNYKFLDDAVQAQYKSEQVIGSLSRYFAGLAILISCLGLFGLVAFTAEKRKKEISIRKILGASVKQLALLLSGDFLQLVMIAIVIAFPLAAWMMEKWLQGFAYRIYLQPGMFVLAAVATLLITVCTVSFQSLKAAFSNPVKALSAE